One Paenibacillus sp. FSL H7-0737 DNA segment encodes these proteins:
- the efeO gene encoding iron uptake system protein EfeO has protein sequence MKFTYAVPAGLLAASILFTGCASNNNNNNSNSNTSNNNSANAANSTKATNTSDTTTATTADFTSAVEQYRTYVIEQCDEFVKQTENFTNAVKEAKIEDAKALYAPARMYYERIEPIAEALGDLDPNIDARENDVDAAEWRGFHKLEKALWQDNTTKDMTEVADQLLKDAQLLRAKVETVEIDANLLVTGAVELLNEVSSSKVTGEEERYSHTDLYDFVANVEGAQKIYELLKPELAKKDAELEKTIGERFAALQAELAPFKSGDGYVSYEELKEEDVRKLSQNLDALAEPLSNMGTILGV, from the coding sequence ATGAAATTCACATATGCCGTGCCTGCAGGTCTACTTGCAGCCTCCATACTATTTACCGGGTGTGCCAGTAACAACAATAACAATAACAGTAATAGCAATACTAGCAATAATAACTCTGCAAATGCTGCTAACAGTACCAAGGCAACAAATACATCTGATACTACTACAGCAACTACTGCCGACTTTACATCAGCGGTTGAACAATATCGTACATATGTCATCGAGCAATGTGATGAATTTGTAAAGCAAACGGAAAATTTCACGAATGCAGTTAAAGAAGCAAAGATTGAGGATGCAAAGGCACTTTATGCACCAGCCCGCATGTATTACGAGCGAATTGAGCCGATTGCAGAAGCGCTTGGTGATTTGGATCCGAATATTGATGCCCGTGAGAATGACGTAGATGCTGCTGAATGGCGCGGCTTCCATAAGCTTGAAAAGGCACTTTGGCAGGATAACACTACCAAAGATATGACCGAAGTTGCTGACCAATTATTGAAAGATGCCCAGCTTCTACGTGCGAAAGTAGAGACCGTAGAGATCGATGCCAATCTGCTCGTTACTGGTGCTGTAGAACTGCTTAATGAGGTTTCTTCTTCTAAAGTAACAGGTGAGGAAGAACGTTACTCCCACACAGATCTGTACGATTTCGTCGCTAATGTTGAAGGTGCCCAAAAGATATACGAGCTGTTAAAGCCAGAACTGGCGAAAAAAGATGCTGAGCTGGAAAAAACGATTGGTGAACGGTTTGCAGCCTTGCAAGCTGAGCTTGCTCCTTTCAAATCGGGAGATGGATATGTTTCCTATGAAGAGCTGAAGGAAGAAGATGTGCGTAAGTTGAGTCAGAATTTGGATGCCTTGGCTGAGCCATTGTCCAACATGGGAACTATTCTAGGAGTGTGA
- the efeB gene encoding iron uptake transporter deferrochelatase/peroxidase subunit: MNKQNRSTGVPVNAEGAPLNGETKSNLILDKKLSRRDMLRLTGATSLGLLLGGGGVGGIMAARNAVAEPTAASDADSIPFYGSHQAGILTPAQNFIYFAAFDLTTTKLSDVKKLMQAWTTAAASLTTGSLIGNVNDNPNLPPSDTGEVDGLNPSRCTLTFGVGPSFFDNRFGLSSKRPTLLADLPAFTGDKLDPKWCGGDICVQACADDLQVAFHAIRNLARIARGTAVLRWTQEGFQRTGTADPKGATPRNLLGFKDGTGNPNTTNEAEMNEVVWNSSSDGPSWMSGGTYMAVRRVRFRIEVWDRSSLSDQEATFGRYRHNGAPIGAKDEFDDLNLKAADASGKPVIPPDSHSALAHGDGTVKMLRRSYSISSGLDIATGQLDAGLLFISFQRDLMKQFVAIQQRLSKSDRLNEYMTHTGSAVFACFPGIRQGGYIGEALLG, translated from the coding sequence ATGAATAAGCAAAATAGATCTACCGGTGTACCAGTGAATGCAGAGGGTGCCCCTCTCAATGGAGAAACCAAGAGCAATCTTATATTAGATAAAAAACTAAGCCGCCGCGATATGCTGCGGCTTACTGGCGCCACTAGCCTTGGTCTATTATTAGGTGGTGGAGGTGTTGGTGGAATTATGGCTGCGCGTAATGCCGTAGCTGAGCCAACAGCAGCCTCCGATGCTGATTCCATTCCTTTTTATGGGAGTCATCAGGCCGGCATTCTAACCCCTGCGCAAAATTTTATTTACTTCGCAGCCTTTGATCTGACCACAACGAAGCTATCCGATGTAAAAAAGCTAATGCAAGCATGGACAACTGCCGCAGCTTCTCTTACTACTGGCAGCCTCATTGGCAACGTCAATGACAACCCTAATCTCCCACCTTCCGATACAGGTGAAGTGGATGGTTTAAACCCTTCACGCTGTACGCTTACCTTTGGTGTCGGCCCTTCTTTTTTTGACAACAGATTCGGTTTATCTTCCAAGCGTCCAACCCTATTAGCCGACCTTCCAGCATTTACGGGAGACAAACTGGATCCTAAGTGGTGTGGTGGAGATATTTGTGTCCAAGCATGTGCTGATGATCTGCAGGTGGCCTTCCATGCCATCCGAAATCTGGCACGTATCGCCCGTGGCACAGCCGTACTCCGCTGGACACAGGAGGGCTTCCAGCGCACAGGAACAGCAGATCCTAAGGGAGCGACGCCGCGTAATCTTCTAGGTTTTAAAGACGGCACAGGAAATCCAAATACTACGAACGAAGCAGAAATGAACGAAGTGGTCTGGAACAGCAGCAGTGACGGTCCTTCATGGATGAGCGGCGGCACTTATATGGCAGTTCGCCGTGTACGTTTCCGAATTGAGGTCTGGGACCGTTCCTCTCTGAGCGATCAAGAAGCCACCTTCGGCCGTTATCGTCATAACGGAGCACCTATCGGTGCAAAGGATGAATTCGATGATCTGAATCTGAAAGCGGCTGATGCTTCCGGGAAGCCCGTCATTCCGCCGGATTCACATTCTGCCTTAGCGCATGGTGACGGCACCGTCAAAATGCTGCGCCGCTCCTACTCCATTTCCAGCGGATTAGATATCGCAACAGGTCAACTCGATGCAGGATTATTATTCATCAGCTTTCAACGGGATTTAATGAAGCAATTTGTTGCGATCCAGCAGCGCCTCTCGAAAAGTGATCGGCTAAACGAATATATGACGCATACAGGCAGTGCGGTATTTGCCTGCTTCCCAGGTATTCGCCAAGGCGGCTACATCGGGGAAGCACTTTTAGGCTAA
- a CDS encoding FTR1 family iron permease, with the protein MYSLNKRLLSKAAVMILFSIICILMLSNPAGAKGDGSVDELLPPVGSALVEAGQSRWDAAAADVEAFAALWRTANANTPDPALAGPAAAVDAALADAAAALAAGDGAPAKTALSTLARSVDAYVTAASGTDGGDTGSAGRETAAKLLPAAERTRDAVRSADWSAAAAAYRDIVSGWKPAERNIRADNSAVYSLLETKISLLRIALQAEPLREESAKSEAEALYQLLADYSEGKAIDAGDTSGKPASIEGLISHLNKASSTAKAGNSAEAANIMEQFIVDWPSAEGQVQIASPAVYTNIENESAAVTGYLLSNPPKLDQALKIMDNMVTELTPLAGETTYNAWDAALILLREGLEAILVLSALLAYLKRDGNTKAQKWIWSGAAVGLVASIGLAVLLTYTISRAASGGAREMIEGITGLVAVIMMLTIGRWLHSKSNTANWNNYVGRQVDGALAKGNLWSLSSVAALAILREGAETTIFYVGMAPSIKVSQLLLGIGSALVILAIVGYAIIALSAKLPIAAFFRTATLLIYYLVFRFLGESIHSLQVAGKLPAHVQDGLPSISWLGMYPTWETLVPQMLVLAFIVWEMLRNRAPKASQTV; encoded by the coding sequence ATGTACTCTCTTAATAAACGGCTGCTATCGAAGGCAGCCGTAATGATTCTGTTTAGCATCATATGTATACTGATGCTATCTAACCCGGCGGGGGCGAAGGGTGATGGCTCGGTCGACGAGCTGCTGCCGCCAGTCGGCAGCGCGCTCGTCGAAGCCGGCCAGAGCCGCTGGGACGCGGCCGCCGCCGATGTAGAAGCGTTCGCTGCGCTGTGGCGCACCGCGAACGCGAACACGCCGGACCCGGCACTTGCCGGTCCGGCTGCCGCCGTTGACGCCGCGCTTGCAGACGCGGCGGCGGCCCTTGCGGCGGGCGATGGTGCGCCCGCCAAAACGGCACTGTCCACGCTCGCAAGAAGCGTGGACGCGTATGTCACCGCCGCCTCCGGCACGGACGGCGGTGACACTGGATCCGCCGGTCGCGAGACGGCGGCGAAGCTGTTGCCCGCGGCGGAGCGCACGCGGGATGCGGTGCGCAGCGCCGACTGGAGCGCGGCAGCGGCAGCGTACCGCGACATCGTCAGCGGATGGAAGCCGGCAGAGCGCAACATCCGGGCCGACAATTCCGCCGTCTACAGCTTGCTGGAGACGAAGATCAGCCTGTTGCGCATCGCGCTGCAGGCAGAACCGCTCCGCGAGGAGTCGGCGAAATCAGAAGCAGAAGCCTTATATCAGCTGCTTGCTGATTACAGTGAAGGCAAAGCAATAGATGCTGGGGATACTTCCGGTAAACCAGCATCTATTGAAGGACTGATCAGCCATCTCAACAAAGCTTCTTCCACCGCCAAAGCAGGCAACAGCGCAGAAGCAGCTAATATCATGGAGCAATTCATCGTAGATTGGCCCTCTGCTGAAGGACAAGTACAGATCGCATCTCCAGCGGTATACACCAATATTGAGAACGAAAGTGCAGCAGTCACTGGCTATCTGCTCTCTAATCCACCTAAGCTAGATCAAGCCTTAAAGATCATGGATAATATGGTCACTGAGCTGACTCCTTTGGCTGGTGAGACAACCTATAATGCTTGGGATGCTGCGCTAATTCTTCTGCGTGAAGGACTGGAGGCGATTCTCGTATTGTCTGCCCTTCTTGCCTACCTGAAACGTGATGGGAACACAAAAGCACAGAAATGGATTTGGTCTGGCGCAGCTGTAGGACTTGTAGCGAGTATCGGATTAGCCGTTCTACTCACCTATACCATTTCCCGCGCGGCATCTGGTGGAGCACGCGAGATGATTGAAGGCATCACAGGTCTTGTAGCCGTCATTATGATGCTTACCATTGGACGCTGGCTGCATAGTAAATCAAATACCGCAAATTGGAACAACTATGTTGGACGGCAAGTGGATGGAGCATTAGCCAAGGGCAATCTCTGGTCTTTATCCTCCGTAGCAGCGCTTGCGATTTTACGTGAAGGAGCAGAAACCACCATTTTTTATGTAGGGATGGCCCCTTCCATTAAAGTGTCTCAATTGCTGCTAGGGATCGGTAGTGCTCTAGTCATTCTAGCGATTGTAGGTTACGCAATTATTGCCTTAAGTGCGAAATTGCCGATTGCCGCCTTCTTCCGTACAGCTACACTTCTTATTTACTATTTAGTATTTCGCTTTCTTGGAGAGAGCATTCACTCCCTTCAAGTCGCAGGGAAACTACCCGCACATGTACAGGATGGATTACCTTCTATTAGCTGGCTCGGGATGTATCCAACTTGGGAAACTTTAGTGCCTCAGATGCTTGTCCTTGCGTTTATTGTGTGGGAGATGCTACGCAATAGAGCACCAAAAGCGTCACAAACTGTATAG